The genomic segment TGTCTGAGTATGAGGGTGTTGTTTTACACATCCAGATTCTGAACGAAATGGGCGTTCTCCTGAATAAAATCGCGTCTGGGTTCAACGCGGTCTCCCATCAGCATTTCAAAAATCTGGTCTGCTTCCATGGCATCCTCAAGATTGACTTTCAGCACCACACGATTCTGCGGATCCATGGTGGTCTCCCAGAGCTGTTCAGGATTCATTTCACCAAGACCTTTATATCGCTGCAGGGCAGGTTTTACATTTTTAGGAAGTGATTTCTGAATTTTTTCCAGCTCGCGATCATTATAAGCGTACCGAAGTGTCTTTCCGTACTGAACCCGGTAGAGGGGAGGCTGGGCAATCAGGACATATCCGTTCTCCAGAAGAGGGCGCATAAAGCGATAGAAGAACGTTAACAATAACGTCCGGATATGTGCGCCGTCCACATCGGCATCGGTCATAATAATGATTTTGTGATATCTGGCTTTCTCCAGTTTGAAATCTTCTCCGACACCGGTTCCCAATGCTGTAATCATCGCCCGGATTTCAGCGTTTGACAGAATTTTATCCAGCCGCGCCTTCTCAACATTTAAGATTTTCCCTCTGAGAGGCAGGATAGCCTGGAACATCCGGTCACGGCCCTGTTTGGCCGAGCCGCCGGCCGAATCCCCTTCGACGATATACAGCTCGGAAACAGAGGCGTCCCGCGATGTACAATCGGCGAGCTTTCCAGGCAGTGACGTACTCTCCAGACTGCTTTTACGTCTGGTCAGTTCACGGGCTTTTTTGGCAGCTGTCCGGGCACGTGAGGCGACAATTCCTTTATCAATGATCATCCGGGCAACATCCGGGTTTTCATAAAGAAACCTGGAAAAACTCTCAGAAAACAGGTTATCTGTAATCGTACGGACTTCCGGATTCCCGAGTTTGGTTTTCGTCTGTCCCTCAAACTGCGGGTCCGGATGTTTGATCGATATAATCGCGGTCAGACCTTCCCGCACATCTTCACCGGAAAGATTCTGATCATTTCCCTTAATCAGCTGATTCTTTCTTGCATAATCGTTAACCACGCGTGTCAGAGCCACTTTAAAACCGTATTCATGCGTACCACCTTCATGCGTATGAATATTATTGGCGAATGAATAAATCTGACCGGAGTATCCGCTGTGATATTGCATGGCGATTTCAACCTTGATGCCGTCTTTTTCCCCGTCAAGATCAATGGGCTCGTGCAGCACTTCTTTTGATCGGTTAAGATACTCCACATACGAACGGATTCCGCCCTCATAGTGAAAACTCTCTTTCCTGTCCTTTTCACGTCGGTCTTCAATCGAAATGCGGATATTCTTATTAAGAAAGGCAAGTTCACGTACACGGACTCTGAGTGTATCATAATCGAAATGAGTCGTTTCCTTGAAAATTTCAGGATCCGGAATAAAGTGGGTGGTTGTTCCTGTCCGGTCGGCATCACCGATAATCTTCAGATCCGCAACCGGTTTTCCACGGTGATATTCCTGATAGTATACATGACCGTTTCGATAAACTTTTACCCACATCGTTGTCGATAGTGCGTTGACGACTGAAGCGCCGACGCCGTGCAAACCGCCGGATACTTTATATCCGCCGCCTCCGAATTTTCCTCCGGCGTGAAGTACAGTCATAATGACTTCGACCGCCGGCCGACCGACCTTTTTCTGAATGTCGACAGGAATGCCGCGGCCGTCATCCATTACAGTTACGCTGCCGTCTTTCTCAATAATGACCTGAATATGGTGGCAGAAACCGGCCAGCGCTTCATCGATTGAATTATCGACAATTTCCCAGACCAGATGGTGCAGACCTCTGACTCCGGTTGTGCCAATATACATTCCGGGTCTTTTGCGGACAGCTTCAAGCCCTTCGAGGACCTGAATCTCGCTCGCATTATACGATTGTTCCACGTTCTCTTGATCACTCATGATAACCCACCTAACTTGGTGTCATCCGACACATAATCTCTTAAAATCTGTCACCACTACCGGTGCTGAATGCCATAGAGTTACTCGTGCATGGGTTCCACTTTCCCCTGACTGATGCTGAAAAGTGTCGCCCTGTCCAGCAGGCCCTGATCCAGACCATCAATGGATGTAGTCGTTACAAAGGTCTGGACTTTCTGCCTGAACACACTCAAAAGATGTGTCTTTCTGACATCATCCAGCTCACTCAGTACATCGTCCAAAAGAAGAAGCGGGTACTCGCCCACTTCTTCTTTAATCAGCTCAATCTCTGCCAGCTTGACAGAAAGGGCGGCCGTCCTCTGTTGCCCCTGGGAACCGAATGTCTGTACGTTACGCCCGTTGACAAAGAATTGCAGATCGTCTCTGTGCGGACCGAACAGGGTAGATCCTCTGTCCAGCTCACGTTGTTTTAAACGCCGGTAACTGTTCTTGTAAGCTTCTTCTATTTTTGACTGTTCGCTGTCTATTGATACGTCGTGGACGGAAGACTCATAAACAAGTGACAGCTGTTCCCGCCCGTCACTGATTTCCGAATGAATTGCCGAAGACCATTTATTCAGCCGGGAGACAAAGCTCAGCCTGCGCCGGACGATTTCCGACGCCAGGGTTATCATGGACTCTGTCAGAATATCCAGCAGTGAATCCCGGCCTTTTTTCTGCCGCATCTCATCCCGGAGCAGAGCATTCCTCTGTTGCAGCACCTTCTGGTAATCACTGAGGAGATGTAGATAGACGGGAGCGATCTGTCCCATTTCCATATCGATAAATCTTCTGCGGACAGAAGGGCTGCCCTTGACCAGATTCAGATCCTCAGGGGCAAACATGACAACATTACAATTGCCGACATATTCACTGAGACGCCTTTTTTCAAGATGATTGACACGCGCCTTTTTGCCTTTTCCGGAAATAATCAGTTCAAGGGGGAAAATATCTCCGCGCCTGGCCACTCTTCCCTTTATTTTACCATAATCTTCATCCCATTTGATTAAATCTTTATCATGGGAGGTGCGCACGGATTTGGCCAGGGCGAGAACATATATAGCTTCAAGAAGGTTGGTTTTCCCTTGTGCATTTTCTCCCAGAAAAACATTGACCATTGGCGAAAAAGACAGTTTCTGCCTGTCATAATTTCTAAAATTTGTTAATTCAATTGATTTAAGTATCATCGCGGGGCAATCCCCCTCATGAACGACTGATGACAAATTCACCCATTCCGGGCACTCTGATCAGGTCGCCATCCCTTAATTTCTTCCCGCGGCGCATTTCATGATCTCCATTGACATAAACTTCTGTCGATGAGAGAAAATATTTGGCTTCGCCACCTGTTTGAATGATGCCTTCAAGTTTAAGCAATTGACCCAGTGTGATGAAGGCCTCATTGACCTTCAGTCTGACTGTTTTCATCATTTCGCCTCACTTTTTTTCCTCAACGGTTAAAAAGTTCTGATGGGAAGAATCAGCATCAGAATATTATCATCGCCGATCGGACGGATAATAATCGGACGCATGGGACCGACAAAATAAATACGTACATTACTGTCATCAATTTTCCCCAGGGCGTCCATCATGAATTTGGCACTGAACGCAATACGCATCGGCTCTCCTTCAAATTCTTCAACCTGTAACGTTTCAAAAACGCGGCCCAGTTCCAGGGACTGGGAAGAAATTTCAACGTGTCCATCCTCCGCCCGGAGTTTCACAATGTTGTTCCGTTCCTCCTTAGCCAGGATGGAAGCCCGTTCGATCGCCTGGTATAGTCCTCTGGTTGGAAGGGTGAGCGTCGTTTTACTGTCCTGAGGAATCAACCGCGACGTATCCGGATAATTTCCATCCAGGATCCGGGAGTAGAATTGGACATTATTCAATTGAAACAGGATCTGATTTGATGTCATTACAAGGTCTGCATTTTCGTCATCGTTATCATCCAGAAGCTTTACCAGTTCAGTTAAACTTGAGCCGGGGATGACAACATCTCTGGATTCCTCAGCTGCGCTTCCGGATGCAACCGGGACAGACCGCTGTGCCAGGCGGTGACTGTCCGTTGCGACACAAGCCAGTCTCCCGTTTTTCAGACTCCATTTGACACCGGTCAGAACCGGGCGCGTTTCTGATACGGATACAGCGTAAACGGTCTGTCTGATGACGTCACGTAAAAGGTCTTTTCGGATACTGATGACTTTTTTCTCATTGATGACCGGCAGATTCGGATATTCCTCCGGATCAAGTCCGTTTAAGTTAAATTCAGAAGAACCTGAAGTGATCTTAGTAATCTGGCGGCTGTCTGACTCTATAAGAATTTTATCATTGGGGAATTTACGAACCACTTCGGAAAAAAGACGTCCCGGAAGAACGACACTTCCCGGCGTATCGATAACAGCTACTTCCTGATCCTGATCTTCAGCAGGGATAAAGGACATGATCGAAATATCGGAATTGCTTCCTGTCAGTCGAATGCCGTCAGGATCTGCTGAAATTTTAATGCCTGTGAGTATAGGAATGGTGGTTTTTGATGAGACAGCCTTCATCACCTGGCTTACGGCTTCAGCAAGCCTGTTTTTCTGAACACTGACATGCATTGTCAGTGTTGTGCCCTGATTCGTGTCTTGCATTTCTTGCATGATTCTTTCCCCCAATATGTTATAAGAAATAAGATACAGTAATCATAGTAGTAAGACCTGTGGATTTGTGGGTAAATGGCTTCTACCGTGAAAAGCACAGTTATCCACCTGTTCATAAGCTGTGGATAAAATGAATACTGTTATTTACTGTTATGCACAGTCCTGTGTATGACCGGTACCCCATCCGCAAGCTATTGGACTCTTGCCGGAGATTTCAGCTGGTCAATTAAGCCATTGACTTTTTTCTGAAGTTCACGGTCGACAGATAATTGTTTTGTGATTTTTTCATGAGCATGAATAACCGTAGTATGGTCACGGCCCCCGAATTCTTCACCGATTTTCGGAAGCGAATAATCCGTCAGTTCACGAGCAAGATACATGGCAATCTGTCTTGGAAAGGCAATGGACTTAGTCCGGCGCTTTGCTGCAAAATCTTCCAGACGCAGATGATATTCAGCACCGACAGCCACTTGAATATCCTGGATCGTGATTTGCTTCGGCCGGGCAGAAGGAATAATATCTTTCAACGCTTCTGCCGCAAGATCGACGCTGATATCCTCATTGTTCAGTGATGAAAAAGCGATGACACGGATCAGGGCGCCTTCCAGTTCACGAATATTGGTGTCGATCTGATTGGCGATATAGATCATGACCTCATTGGGTATATCCAGACCTTCTGCTTTTGCCTTTTTTCTTAGAATAGCAATACGGGTCTCAAGATCAGGCGGGGTGATATCTGTAATCAGCCCCCATTCAAACCGGGAACGTAAACGGTCTTCCAGTGTCGGAATTTCTTTTGGCGGCCGGTCGCTTGAGATGACAATCTGTTTGTATTCTTCATGGAGCGCATTAAATGTATGAAAAAACTCTTCCTGTGTCTGTTCTTTTCCGGCGAGGAACTGAATATCATCTATGAGCAGGACATCAACGTTCCGGTATTTATTACGGAATTCCACCGTTTTATTGTCACGAATGGAATTAATAAATTCATTAGTGAATTTTTCAGAAGACAGGTAAACAACGCGAGCGGCCGGATTATGTTCGATTACATAGTGTCCGATCGCATGCATCAGGTGCGTTTTCCCCAGTCCGACCCCGCCGTAGATAAAAAGCGGGTTATAGGCTTTTGCCGGCGCTTCGGCGACTGCCAGAGAAGCGGCATGAGCAAAACGGTTTCCGGATCCGATGACAAAGGTTTCAAATGTATTTTTTGAATTCAGCATACTGTTATTAATCTCATCGAGACTTCTTCGATCAGTTGCACCGGAACGCTCAACAGGGTGCCCGGGGCTGTTTCTCTGACTGAAGTTCGCCGGCTCACTCTTTCTTTTTGGAGTTGTGCTGTTTCCCTTTTTATGACCGAGGCTCCCTTTATTTTTCTGCGGGATAACAAACTGGATGCTGTAGCGAATTCCAGTTATTTCCATAAGTATATCTGAAATCAGACGGGAATAATGTTCTTCCAGCCAGTCGCGTGAAAATTCATTCGGGACGCTGATAATCATGTTTTGTCCGTTTACAGCCTGTGCCTGAGTTTCTTTAAGCCATGTCTCAAAACTGGGTTTGCTAAGTTTCTTTTTAATGATGATCAGTGCCTGATCCCATATTTCTTTCAGGTTGTTCAATGCTTTGCGGCCCCCCCTTGTCTGATGAAATACATAAAAAAAGCAAACGCCAACAGTCAGACTGGATGATCACACAGCCTGCGGACGATTCACTGCTTTCACCTGTATACCCTGCTTTTTTTGCTTATCCACAAAATGTGCAGTTGAAAAATGCGTATTTTGTCGAACAGATTGAAGTTATCAACAGATGTTAACAACCTGTGGATAAAACAACTAACATCTGTGCTAAACGTCTTGAAGATTTATCCACAGGCAGTGGATAAATCTGTGCATTAACGGACTTTTCGACGGATTCAAGTACTATGATCATATCAAAAAAGCACCGATAAAGCAA from the Sporolactobacillus sp. Y61 genome contains:
- the gyrB gene encoding DNA topoisomerase (ATP-hydrolyzing) subunit B, whose translation is MSDQENVEQSYNASEIQVLEGLEAVRKRPGMYIGTTGVRGLHHLVWEIVDNSIDEALAGFCHHIQVIIEKDGSVTVMDDGRGIPVDIQKKVGRPAVEVIMTVLHAGGKFGGGGYKVSGGLHGVGASVVNALSTTMWVKVYRNGHVYYQEYHRGKPVADLKIIGDADRTGTTTHFIPDPEIFKETTHFDYDTLRVRVRELAFLNKNIRISIEDRREKDRKESFHYEGGIRSYVEYLNRSKEVLHEPIDLDGEKDGIKVEIAMQYHSGYSGQIYSFANNIHTHEGGTHEYGFKVALTRVVNDYARKNQLIKGNDQNLSGEDVREGLTAIISIKHPDPQFEGQTKTKLGNPEVRTITDNLFSESFSRFLYENPDVARMIIDKGIVASRARTAAKKARELTRRKSSLESTSLPGKLADCTSRDASVSELYIVEGDSAGGSAKQGRDRMFQAILPLRGKILNVEKARLDKILSNAEIRAMITALGTGVGEDFKLEKARYHKIIIMTDADVDGAHIRTLLLTFFYRFMRPLLENGYVLIAQPPLYRVQYGKTLRYAYNDRELEKIQKSLPKNVKPALQRYKGLGEMNPEQLWETTMDPQNRVVLKVNLEDAMEADQIFEMLMGDRVEPRRDFIQENAHFVQNLDV
- the recF gene encoding DNA replication/repair protein RecF, producing the protein MILKSIELTNFRNYDRQKLSFSPMVNVFLGENAQGKTNLLEAIYVLALAKSVRTSHDKDLIKWDEDYGKIKGRVARRGDIFPLELIISGKGKKARVNHLEKRRLSEYVGNCNVVMFAPEDLNLVKGSPSVRRRFIDMEMGQIAPVYLHLLSDYQKVLQQRNALLRDEMRQKKGRDSLLDILTESMITLASEIVRRRLSFVSRLNKWSSAIHSEISDGREQLSLVYESSVHDVSIDSEQSKIEEAYKNSYRRLKQRELDRGSTLFGPHRDDLQFFVNGRNVQTFGSQGQQRTAALSVKLAEIELIKEEVGEYPLLLLDDVLSELDDVRKTHLLSVFRQKVQTFVTTTSIDGLDQGLLDRATLFSISQGKVEPMHE
- the dnaA gene encoding chromosomal replication initiator protein DnaA, giving the protein MNNLKEIWDQALIIIKKKLSKPSFETWLKETQAQAVNGQNMIISVPNEFSRDWLEEHYSRLISDILMEITGIRYSIQFVIPQKNKGSLGHKKGNSTTPKRKSEPANFSQRNSPGHPVERSGATDRRSLDEINNSMLNSKNTFETFVIGSGNRFAHAASLAVAEAPAKAYNPLFIYGGVGLGKTHLMHAIGHYVIEHNPAARVVYLSSEKFTNEFINSIRDNKTVEFRNKYRNVDVLLIDDIQFLAGKEQTQEEFFHTFNALHEEYKQIVISSDRPPKEIPTLEDRLRSRFEWGLITDITPPDLETRIAILRKKAKAEGLDIPNEVMIYIANQIDTNIRELEGALIRVIAFSSLNNEDISVDLAAEALKDIIPSARPKQITIQDIQVAVGAEYHLRLEDFAAKRRTKSIAFPRQIAMYLARELTDYSLPKIGEEFGGRDHTTVIHAHEKITKQLSVDRELQKKVNGLIDQLKSPARVQ
- the yaaA gene encoding S4 domain-containing protein YaaA, whose translation is MKTVRLKVNEAFITLGQLLKLEGIIQTGGEAKYFLSSTEVYVNGDHEMRRGKKLRDGDLIRVPGMGEFVISRS
- the dnaN gene encoding DNA polymerase III subunit beta, which gives rise to MHVSVQKNRLAEAVSQVMKAVSSKTTIPILTGIKISADPDGIRLTGSNSDISIMSFIPAEDQDQEVAVIDTPGSVVLPGRLFSEVVRKFPNDKILIESDSRQITKITSGSSEFNLNGLDPEEYPNLPVINEKKVISIRKDLLRDVIRQTVYAVSVSETRPVLTGVKWSLKNGRLACVATDSHRLAQRSVPVASGSAAEESRDVVIPGSSLTELVKLLDDNDDENADLVMTSNQILFQLNNVQFYSRILDGNYPDTSRLIPQDSKTTLTLPTRGLYQAIERASILAKEERNNIVKLRAEDGHVEISSQSLELGRVFETLQVEEFEGEPMRIAFSAKFMMDALGKIDDSNVRIYFVGPMRPIIIRPIGDDNILMLILPIRTF